Proteins from a genomic interval of Cyprinus carpio isolate SPL01 chromosome A21, ASM1834038v1, whole genome shotgun sequence:
- the LOC109099464 gene encoding transcription factor TFIIIB component B'' homolog isoform X3 has protein sequence MIRRSRISVRPNVKPAGRAQTASRDASVDNVQPPQASAGSSSSEGSQVTAEKLMTDSPIAALEPTNEEASQGSCPKDQLETSRHGEDAASKSSDAQDSTSTSVTSGPQRRKRFTALPNLAKPRASPASSRTPKSPSKSPVKPVTPSEPENSTPTEESPLQISEPVNNPRLPGRRRPSGGGRQAKVQPIPAAPLQNDQETETQNDGGSEDTLVQLTVQQGESQHSLITSQPETILVHENPLSRPAVEDVVVLQESDSGPPPAQSQMDLLRERLKKLKSPSKMVNSLKSLNDPADMVRLAQAQKLRKLLKKEMNKQKEDKKKPKMGTRERKAPKDHTKMTMRELIYYLPVSNPMKSFTEEEETASDTVLDDPSTPAPSKTPAAPSVQEMVVEDDGHEEDEERMEETQLEEEEPLLVPRVKVAEDGSLIIDEESLTVQVSRTKGPNPAEDRDPIFERGSTTTYSSFRKGTYTKPWSSGETEMFYLAISMVGTDFSMIGQLFPHRARMEIKNKFKKEERNNSWRVDKAFKEKRRLDLDFFKKLMEQILKEEENKKNKNKELVKLAKAHRRVQRKVRAATRKEMDSSTDSDNDVVSGEKENEDLSNDGGSDTTPKKRRGKGTNTPERRIKRANGEAIVDEPEERENLTSDGSRYKSPAIKPAQLKGRPQRAIPNLSRRWGNRHPVPRGNIQEDRTSAEEGCKMDMSPKAIKEKQSAVLLELEDLEEEPDLSAVQEQIFNKPTRSGRIPKLSRHVIQAVTEEEEDEEELSDLPVSSKFHGQDIKAPGRRAKLKPGPRLKQGMPRRGKSRLVTLLASGTEDDDEEGEEEVEESVLSQEDFPSNPEEENQAFVPMSLRPVPPVNSEVVETMEELDISVNVPDILGTSQNALCPELSCEQAMVSAGPFPCEHQLDLLVDVIEFLDPDHMEVCKEINNEAAQTLLTIGNSAQMIKTSEMPCTSGNDIVEQSSIVHEEVAHEEVITETAVMSGSSVSCESEMKGDVELSSYEALIPEPSAEVTPTQKEEPIKSQTTEEDQPRPIQHETQVPPSKRGRFSKPKPNIGQGLRTRRAPQQQIMGSFGTSKGPSSTEQDQNATQPMQEDSVPVDHLPDSSTVHTEVLQPDLSSERREDSPKVIPETVTKEDNRSVSSLKRKTDDIITGENIKEQEGARLEPQLTKSVSESQSTSDEPSKPVRRYRGPKPKPNLIQTSRRTQTQHSTTSTTTVLNEKPAAAESSTSTFTESPEEGVVVTTELDVFTSAAQQVVTSSVESAQTIKDVPPPVVSENKSRQKTVVMLDEHNRTNPEEAFEEGTVNRSGCESEDVSAEPTPDEPVFILSLTEVPPTLDEGAGFWTEPLPPAAAPESHSHGQSASESREVSHLLITDALVPVSEDEEEKSEWRVVDKSVKGELKRKTPASTSQGSTIDESQAEHHVVEGSDSLVAEGTDDKEHLEKKRKLPERTRRAKLQVKPIPVSRRNAQGVDAKKDTAALSLKQTTSLPISSQETRSVPEQSVPAVISSTNNSGSATISDRGATSDNTRSSVPEAPVQEGIMGKVDLSGKETVELASGSDMQGVSQITPIATSGPLTRPGRRPKGFLSFISSKSTQGPPAAYRGAKPGPPKPAVNTARPESKRIAAGPVTSATNPGVKQPSPTPAFTTASVIENSDEEPTSVSKYFFSDIFTEVDELEDMD, from the exons ATGATACGCAGATCAAGAATCAGTGTTCGGCCCAATGTAAAGCCCGCAGGCCGAGCTCAGACAGCTTCTCGAGATGCATCTGTAGATAATGTTCAGCCTCCCCAGGCTTCTGCTGGCTCCTCTTCATCTGAGGGGTCACAGGTCACGGCTGAGAAGTTGATGACTGACTCTCCTATAGCAGCTTTGGAGCCGACCAATGAGGAAGCGTCTCAGGGTAGCTGCCCTAAAGACCAGTTGGAGACTAGTAGACATGGAGA GGATGCAGCATCTAAAAGTTCTGATGCCCAGGATTCAACAAGCACCTCTGTGACTTCTGGCCCTCAGAGGAGGAAACGCTTCACAGCTCTGCCCAACCTGGCCAAACCACGAGCCTCCCCAGCCTCCTCTAGGACTCCTAAATCCCCATCCAAGTCCCCTGTAAAACCAGTAACACCCAGTGAACCTGAAAACTCAACCCCCACTGAAGAGTCTCCCCTTCAGATATCTGAGCCTGTCAACAACCCCAGACTTCCTGGAAGACGGAGACCTTCTGGAGGAGGCAGACAGGCCAAAGTTCAGCCCATCCCTGCAGCCCCACTGCAGAATGACCAAGAGACAGAGACGCAAAACGATGGGGGATCGGAGGACACTCTTGTGCAACTGACTGTCCAGCAAGGGGAGTCCCAACATTCCCTTATAACTTCCCAACCTGAAACCATTTTGGTTCATGAAAACCCTCTGTCTCGTCCTGCTGTGGAAGATGTGGTTGTACTACAGGAGAGTGATTCTGGGCCACCTCCAGCCCAAAGCCAGATGGATCTGTTAAGAGAAAGACTTAAGAAACTTAAGTCGCCATCGAAGATGGTCAATTCCTTGAAATCTCTGAATGACCCAGCAGACATGGTCAGGTTAGCTCAGGCACAGAAACTTCGGAAGcttcttaaaaaagaaatgaacaaacaaaag GAAGACAAGAAGAAACCCAAAATGGGAACCAGAGAACGCAAGGCACCCAAAGACCATACCAAAATGACCATGAGAGAGCTGATCTATTACCTCCCTGTATCCAACCCAATGAA GTCTTTCACAGAAGAGGAGGAGACAGCTTCAGACACAGTATTAGATGACCCTTCTACACCAGC GCCTTCTAAGACTCCAGCTGCTCCATCAGTCCAGGAGATGGTTGTAGAAGATGATGGTCATGAAGAAGATGAGGAAAGAATGGAAGAAACCCAGCTGGAGGAGGAAGAGCCTCTTCTAGTGCCCAGGGTGAAGGTGGCGGAGGATGGTTCTCTGATTATAGACGAGGAGAG ttTAACAGTCCAGGTGTCAAGGACAAAAGGACCCAATCCAGCAGAAGACAGAGATCCTATATTTGAACGTGGCTCTACCACCACCTACTCCAGCTTTAGGAAAGGCACCTACACCAAACCCTGGTCCAGTGGAG agaCTGAAATGTTTTACCTGGCCATCAGCATGGTGGGGACTGACTTCTCCATGATTGGTCAGCTTTTTCCACACCGAGCTCGAATGGAGATTAAG AACAAGTTCAAGAAAGAGGAGAGAAATAACTCATGGAGAGTAGATAAAGCTTTCA AGGAGAAGCGACGTTTGGATTTAGATTTCTTCAAAAAATTAATGGAGCAGATCCTAAAAGaagaggaaaataagaaaaacaaaaacaaagagctTGTTAAGTTGGCTAAAGCACATAGGAGAGTCCAAAGGAAAGTGagag CGGCTACAAGAAAGGAAATGGACTCTTCAACGGATTCGGACAATGATGTGGTGTCTGGAGAAAAGGAGAATGAGGacctctcaaatgatggaggaagtGATACCACTCCAAAGAAACGCAGAGGAAAAGGGACAAATACTCCAGAGAGGAGAATCAAGAGGGCGAATGGAGAGG ctATAGTAGATGAACCTGAGGAGCGTGAAAATCTTACTTCTGATGGCAG CAGATACAAGAGTCCTGCTATTAAACCGGCTCAGCTCAAAGGTCGACCCCAGAGGGCCATCCCGAACCTCAGCCGCAGATGGGGGAACAGGCACCCTGTGCCCAGAGGCAATATCCAAGAGGACAGGACCTCAGCCGAGGAAGGGTGTAAAATGGACATGTCCCCCAAG gCTATAAAAGAGAAGCAGTCTGCAGTTCTCCTTGAATTGGAAGATTTAGAGGAAGAACCTGACCTGAGTGCTGTACAAGAACAGATATTCAATAAACCAACCAG GTCAGGAAGGATCCCTAAGCTCTCTCGGCATGTAATTCAGGCAGtgacagaggaagaggaagatgaggaagagCTCTCTGATCTTCCTGTGTCTTCCAAATTTCATGGTCAGGACATCAAGGCACCTGGCCGGAGAGCTAAATTAAAACCAGGTCCCAGATTGAAACAGGGCATGCCTAGGAGGGGAAAATCTAGGCTGGTGACCTTACTGGCCTCTGGaactgaagatgatgatgaggagggaGAAGAGGAAGTAGAAGAATCTGTCCTGAGCCAAGAAGACTTTCCTTCAAATCCTGAAGAGGAAAACCAGGCGTTTGTGCCAATGAGTCTACGTCCTGTACCCCCTGTTAATTCAGAGGTGGTAGAAACCATGGAAGAG CTGGACATTTCTGTGAATGTGCCTGATATCCTGGGCACATCCCAGAATGCTTTGTGCCCCGAGTTGTCATGTGAGCAGGCCATGGTGTCTGCCGGTCCTTTCCCTTGTGAACACCAGCTGGACCTGCTTGTT GACGTCATTGAGTTCCTTGACCCAGACCACATGGAGG TATGTAAAGAGATCAACAATGAAGCTGCCCAGACTCTTCTGACCATCGGGAACTCAGCTCAGATGATCAAGACATCAGAAATGCCCTGTACAA GTGGAAATGATATTGTTGAACAGTCAAGCATTGTACATGAAGAGGTCGCCCATGAGGAAGTTATCACAGAAACAGCCGTCATGTCCGGTTCTTCTGTAAGCTGCGAGTCAGAGATGAAAGGTGACGTTGAACTTTCAAGCTATGAAGCTCTTATTCCAGAACCTTCTGCTGAAGTAACCCCCACCCAGAAGGAGGAACCTATCAAATCACAGACAACTGAAGAAGATCAACCTCGTCCCATTCAACATGAGACACAGGTTCCACCAAGTAAAAGAGGTCGATTCTCCAAACCCAAACCCAATATTGGTCAAGGTCTGAGAACCAGACGTGCTCCACAGCAGCAAATCATGGGTTCTTTTGGGACCTCTAAGGGTCCATCTTCCACAGAACAGGATCAAAATGCAACACAGCCCATGCAAGAAGACTCTGTCCCTGTGGATCACCTGCCAGACTCCTCTACCGTCCACACTGAGGTACTACAGCCGGATCTATCATCTGAAAGAAGAGAAGACAGTCCCAAAGTCATTCCTGAAACAGTGACTAAAGAAGATAATCGATCTGTCTCATCTTTGAAAAGAAAGACGGATGATATAATCACAGGGGAAAATATAAAAGAACAAGAAGGGGCGAGATTAGAACCACAGCTGACTAAAAG tgtgagTGAGTCTCAGAGCACATCGGATGAGCCCTCTAAACCTGTCAGGAGGTACCGCGGACCCAAACCTAAACCAAACCTGATTCAGACGTCCAGgcgcacacagacacaacacagcACCACATCAACCACAACAG TATTAAATGAAAAGCCGGCTGCTGCTGAGTCTTCCACGAGCACTTTCACTGAAAGTCCTGAAGAGGGTGTTGTAGTTACCACAGAACTTGATGTATTCACAAGCGCAGCTCAACAGGTGGTGACATCGAGCGTTGAATCAGCGCAG ACCATCAAAGATGTCCCCCCACCAGTTGTTTCTGAAAACAAGTCCAGACAGAAAACTGTAGTCATGCTGGATGAGCACAATAGAACCAATCCTGAGGAAGCTTTTGAAGAGGGCACTGTGAATCGTTCTGGATGTGAATCAGAAGACGTATCTGCTGAGCCCACGCCTGATGAACCTGTGTTTATACTGTCTCTCACAGAAGTCCCACCCACCTTAGATGAGGGGGCGGGCTTTTGGACAGAGCCCCTCCCACCTGCGGCAGCGCCCGAGTCGCATTCTCATGGACAAAG TGCTAGTGAGAGCAGGGAGGTATCTCACCTTCTGATCACAGATGCTTTAGTTCCTGTGTCTGAGGATGAGGAAGAGAAAAGTGAATGGAGGGTTGTGGACAAATCAGTGAAAGGAGAATTGAAACGCAAGACACCAGCCTCCACATCTCAGGGG AGTACCATAGATGAGAGTCAGGCAGAACATCACG TAGTGGAAGGATCGGACAGTCTTGTGGCAGAGGGAACTGATGACAAGGAACAtttggagaagaaaagaaaactacCTGAAAGAACAAGGAGAG CAAAGCTGCAAGTTAAACCCATCCCCGTTTCAAGGAGAAATGCTCAAGGTGTTGATGCTAAAAAGGACACAGCAGCGCTTTCTTTAAAACAGACTACCTCATTACCCATTTCATCACAAGAGACGAGATCGGTTCCAGAGCAAAGTGTGCCTGCTGTCATTTCATCAACCAACAACTCAGGATCAGCAACAATCTCAGACAGAGGAGCAACCAGCGATAATACTCGTTCATCTGTCCCTGAAGCGCCTGTCCAGGAAGGCATTATGGGAAAAGTGGACCTCTCAGGCAAAGAGACGGTTGAGTTAGCAAGTGGATCAGACATGCAAGGTGTCAGTCAAATCACGCCTATTGCCACAAGTGGGCCGCTTACAAG ACCTGGTAGAAGACCCAAGGGGTTCCTGTCCTTCATTTCTTCTAAGAGTACACAAGGACCCCCAGCAGCTTATCGAGGGGCCAAACCAGGCCCTCCAAAACCAGCAGTCAACACTGCACGTCCTGAGAGTAAACGGATAGCGGCTGGTCCTGTTACCAGTGCAACCAACCCTGGAGTAAAGCAGCCCTCACCGACACCTGCTTTCACCACTGCGTCTGTCATCGAG AACTCAGATGAAGAACCCACAAGTGTCTCCAAGTACTTTTTCAGTGACATCTTTACTGAAGTTGATGAACTAGAAGACATGGATTAA
- the LOC109099464 gene encoding transcription factor TFIIIB component B'' homolog isoform X1, translated as MIRRSRISVRPNVKPAGRAQTASRDASVDNVQPPQASAGSSSSEGSQVTAEKLMTDSPIAALEPTNEEASQGSCPKDQLETSRHGEDAASKSSDAQDSTSTSVTSGPQRRKRFTALPNLAKPRASPASSRTPKSPSKSPVKPVTPSEPENSTPTEESPLQISEPVNNPRLPGRRRPSGGGRQAKVQPIPAAPLQNDQETETQNDGGSEDTLVQLTVQQGESQHSLITSQPETILVHENPLSRPAVEDVVVLQESDSGPPPAQSQMDLLRERLKKLKSPSKMVNSLKSLNDPADMVRLAQAQKLRKLLKKEMNKQKEDKKKPKMGTRERKAPKDHTKMTMRELIYYLPVSNPMKSFTEEEETASDTVLDDPSTPAPSKTPAAPSVQEMVVEDDGHEEDEERMEETQLEEEEPLLVPRVKVAEDGSLIIDEESLTVQVSRTKGPNPAEDRDPIFERGSTTTYSSFRKGTYTKPWSSGETEMFYLAISMVGTDFSMIGQLFPHRARMEIKNKFKKEERNNSWRVDKAFKEKRRLDLDFFKKLMEQILKEEENKKNKNKELVKLAKAHRRVQRKVRAATRKEMDSSTDSDNDVVSGEKENEDLSNDGGSDTTPKKRRGKGTNTPERRIKRANGEAIVDEPEERENLTSDGSRYKSPAIKPAQLKGRPQRAIPNLSRRWGNRHPVPRGNIQEDRTSAEEGCKMDMSPKAIKEKQSAVLLELEDLEEEPDLSAVQEQIFNKPTRSGRIPKLSRHVIQAVTEEEEDEEELSDLPVSSKFHGQDIKAPGRRAKLKPGPRLKQGMPRRGKSRLVTLLASGTEDDDEEGEEEVEESVLSQEDFPSNPEEENQAFVPMSLRPVPPVNSEVVETMEELDISVNVPDILGTSQNALCPELSCEQAMVSAGPFPCEHQLDLLVDVIEFLDPDHMEVCKEINNEAAQTLLTIGNSAQMIKTSEMPCTSGNDIVEQSSIVHEEVAHEEVITETAVMSGSSVSCESEMKGDVELSSYEALIPEPSAEVTPTQKEEPIKSQTTEEDQPRPIQHETQVPPSKRGRFSKPKPNIGQGLRTRRAPQQQIMGSFGTSKGPSSTEQDQNATQPMQEDSVPVDHLPDSSTVHTEVLQPDLSSERREDSPKVIPETVTKEDNRSVSSLKRKTDDIITGENIKEQEGARLEPQLTKSVSESQSTSDEPSKPVRRYRGPKPKPNLIQTSRRTQTQHSTTSTTTVLNEKPAAAESSTSTFTESPEEGVVVTTELDVFTSAAQQVVTSSVESAQTIKDVPPPVVSENKSRQKTVVMLDEHNRTNPEEAFEEGTVNRSGCESEDVSAEPTPDEPVFILSLTEVPPTLDEGAGFWTEPLPPAAAPESHSHGQSASESREVSHLLITDALVPVSEDEEEKSEWRVVDKSVKGELKRKTPASTSQGSTIDESQAEHHVVEGSDSLVAEGTDDKEHLEKKRKLPERTRRAKLQVKPIPVSRRNAQGVDAKKDTAALSLKQTTSLPISSQETRSVPEQSVPAVISSTNNSGSATISDRGATSDNTRSSVPEAPVQEGIMGKVDLSGKETVELASGSDMQGVSQITPIATSGPLTRPGRRPKGFLSFISSKSTQGPPAAYRGAKPGPPKPAVNTARPESKRIAAGPVTSATNPGVKQPSPTPAFTTASVIEQNSDEEPTSVSKYFFSDIFTEVDELEDMD; from the exons ATGATACGCAGATCAAGAATCAGTGTTCGGCCCAATGTAAAGCCCGCAGGCCGAGCTCAGACAGCTTCTCGAGATGCATCTGTAGATAATGTTCAGCCTCCCCAGGCTTCTGCTGGCTCCTCTTCATCTGAGGGGTCACAGGTCACGGCTGAGAAGTTGATGACTGACTCTCCTATAGCAGCTTTGGAGCCGACCAATGAGGAAGCGTCTCAGGGTAGCTGCCCTAAAGACCAGTTGGAGACTAGTAGACATGGAGA GGATGCAGCATCTAAAAGTTCTGATGCCCAGGATTCAACAAGCACCTCTGTGACTTCTGGCCCTCAGAGGAGGAAACGCTTCACAGCTCTGCCCAACCTGGCCAAACCACGAGCCTCCCCAGCCTCCTCTAGGACTCCTAAATCCCCATCCAAGTCCCCTGTAAAACCAGTAACACCCAGTGAACCTGAAAACTCAACCCCCACTGAAGAGTCTCCCCTTCAGATATCTGAGCCTGTCAACAACCCCAGACTTCCTGGAAGACGGAGACCTTCTGGAGGAGGCAGACAGGCCAAAGTTCAGCCCATCCCTGCAGCCCCACTGCAGAATGACCAAGAGACAGAGACGCAAAACGATGGGGGATCGGAGGACACTCTTGTGCAACTGACTGTCCAGCAAGGGGAGTCCCAACATTCCCTTATAACTTCCCAACCTGAAACCATTTTGGTTCATGAAAACCCTCTGTCTCGTCCTGCTGTGGAAGATGTGGTTGTACTACAGGAGAGTGATTCTGGGCCACCTCCAGCCCAAAGCCAGATGGATCTGTTAAGAGAAAGACTTAAGAAACTTAAGTCGCCATCGAAGATGGTCAATTCCTTGAAATCTCTGAATGACCCAGCAGACATGGTCAGGTTAGCTCAGGCACAGAAACTTCGGAAGcttcttaaaaaagaaatgaacaaacaaaag GAAGACAAGAAGAAACCCAAAATGGGAACCAGAGAACGCAAGGCACCCAAAGACCATACCAAAATGACCATGAGAGAGCTGATCTATTACCTCCCTGTATCCAACCCAATGAA GTCTTTCACAGAAGAGGAGGAGACAGCTTCAGACACAGTATTAGATGACCCTTCTACACCAGC GCCTTCTAAGACTCCAGCTGCTCCATCAGTCCAGGAGATGGTTGTAGAAGATGATGGTCATGAAGAAGATGAGGAAAGAATGGAAGAAACCCAGCTGGAGGAGGAAGAGCCTCTTCTAGTGCCCAGGGTGAAGGTGGCGGAGGATGGTTCTCTGATTATAGACGAGGAGAG ttTAACAGTCCAGGTGTCAAGGACAAAAGGACCCAATCCAGCAGAAGACAGAGATCCTATATTTGAACGTGGCTCTACCACCACCTACTCCAGCTTTAGGAAAGGCACCTACACCAAACCCTGGTCCAGTGGAG agaCTGAAATGTTTTACCTGGCCATCAGCATGGTGGGGACTGACTTCTCCATGATTGGTCAGCTTTTTCCACACCGAGCTCGAATGGAGATTAAG AACAAGTTCAAGAAAGAGGAGAGAAATAACTCATGGAGAGTAGATAAAGCTTTCA AGGAGAAGCGACGTTTGGATTTAGATTTCTTCAAAAAATTAATGGAGCAGATCCTAAAAGaagaggaaaataagaaaaacaaaaacaaagagctTGTTAAGTTGGCTAAAGCACATAGGAGAGTCCAAAGGAAAGTGagag CGGCTACAAGAAAGGAAATGGACTCTTCAACGGATTCGGACAATGATGTGGTGTCTGGAGAAAAGGAGAATGAGGacctctcaaatgatggaggaagtGATACCACTCCAAAGAAACGCAGAGGAAAAGGGACAAATACTCCAGAGAGGAGAATCAAGAGGGCGAATGGAGAGG ctATAGTAGATGAACCTGAGGAGCGTGAAAATCTTACTTCTGATGGCAG CAGATACAAGAGTCCTGCTATTAAACCGGCTCAGCTCAAAGGTCGACCCCAGAGGGCCATCCCGAACCTCAGCCGCAGATGGGGGAACAGGCACCCTGTGCCCAGAGGCAATATCCAAGAGGACAGGACCTCAGCCGAGGAAGGGTGTAAAATGGACATGTCCCCCAAG gCTATAAAAGAGAAGCAGTCTGCAGTTCTCCTTGAATTGGAAGATTTAGAGGAAGAACCTGACCTGAGTGCTGTACAAGAACAGATATTCAATAAACCAACCAG GTCAGGAAGGATCCCTAAGCTCTCTCGGCATGTAATTCAGGCAGtgacagaggaagaggaagatgaggaagagCTCTCTGATCTTCCTGTGTCTTCCAAATTTCATGGTCAGGACATCAAGGCACCTGGCCGGAGAGCTAAATTAAAACCAGGTCCCAGATTGAAACAGGGCATGCCTAGGAGGGGAAAATCTAGGCTGGTGACCTTACTGGCCTCTGGaactgaagatgatgatgaggagggaGAAGAGGAAGTAGAAGAATCTGTCCTGAGCCAAGAAGACTTTCCTTCAAATCCTGAAGAGGAAAACCAGGCGTTTGTGCCAATGAGTCTACGTCCTGTACCCCCTGTTAATTCAGAGGTGGTAGAAACCATGGAAGAG CTGGACATTTCTGTGAATGTGCCTGATATCCTGGGCACATCCCAGAATGCTTTGTGCCCCGAGTTGTCATGTGAGCAGGCCATGGTGTCTGCCGGTCCTTTCCCTTGTGAACACCAGCTGGACCTGCTTGTT GACGTCATTGAGTTCCTTGACCCAGACCACATGGAGG TATGTAAAGAGATCAACAATGAAGCTGCCCAGACTCTTCTGACCATCGGGAACTCAGCTCAGATGATCAAGACATCAGAAATGCCCTGTACAA GTGGAAATGATATTGTTGAACAGTCAAGCATTGTACATGAAGAGGTCGCCCATGAGGAAGTTATCACAGAAACAGCCGTCATGTCCGGTTCTTCTGTAAGCTGCGAGTCAGAGATGAAAGGTGACGTTGAACTTTCAAGCTATGAAGCTCTTATTCCAGAACCTTCTGCTGAAGTAACCCCCACCCAGAAGGAGGAACCTATCAAATCACAGACAACTGAAGAAGATCAACCTCGTCCCATTCAACATGAGACACAGGTTCCACCAAGTAAAAGAGGTCGATTCTCCAAACCCAAACCCAATATTGGTCAAGGTCTGAGAACCAGACGTGCTCCACAGCAGCAAATCATGGGTTCTTTTGGGACCTCTAAGGGTCCATCTTCCACAGAACAGGATCAAAATGCAACACAGCCCATGCAAGAAGACTCTGTCCCTGTGGATCACCTGCCAGACTCCTCTACCGTCCACACTGAGGTACTACAGCCGGATCTATCATCTGAAAGAAGAGAAGACAGTCCCAAAGTCATTCCTGAAACAGTGACTAAAGAAGATAATCGATCTGTCTCATCTTTGAAAAGAAAGACGGATGATATAATCACAGGGGAAAATATAAAAGAACAAGAAGGGGCGAGATTAGAACCACAGCTGACTAAAAG tgtgagTGAGTCTCAGAGCACATCGGATGAGCCCTCTAAACCTGTCAGGAGGTACCGCGGACCCAAACCTAAACCAAACCTGATTCAGACGTCCAGgcgcacacagacacaacacagcACCACATCAACCACAACAG TATTAAATGAAAAGCCGGCTGCTGCTGAGTCTTCCACGAGCACTTTCACTGAAAGTCCTGAAGAGGGTGTTGTAGTTACCACAGAACTTGATGTATTCACAAGCGCAGCTCAACAGGTGGTGACATCGAGCGTTGAATCAGCGCAG ACCATCAAAGATGTCCCCCCACCAGTTGTTTCTGAAAACAAGTCCAGACAGAAAACTGTAGTCATGCTGGATGAGCACAATAGAACCAATCCTGAGGAAGCTTTTGAAGAGGGCACTGTGAATCGTTCTGGATGTGAATCAGAAGACGTATCTGCTGAGCCCACGCCTGATGAACCTGTGTTTATACTGTCTCTCACAGAAGTCCCACCCACCTTAGATGAGGGGGCGGGCTTTTGGACAGAGCCCCTCCCACCTGCGGCAGCGCCCGAGTCGCATTCTCATGGACAAAG TGCTAGTGAGAGCAGGGAGGTATCTCACCTTCTGATCACAGATGCTTTAGTTCCTGTGTCTGAGGATGAGGAAGAGAAAAGTGAATGGAGGGTTGTGGACAAATCAGTGAAAGGAGAATTGAAACGCAAGACACCAGCCTCCACATCTCAGGGG AGTACCATAGATGAGAGTCAGGCAGAACATCACG TAGTGGAAGGATCGGACAGTCTTGTGGCAGAGGGAACTGATGACAAGGAACAtttggagaagaaaagaaaactacCTGAAAGAACAAGGAGAG CAAAGCTGCAAGTTAAACCCATCCCCGTTTCAAGGAGAAATGCTCAAGGTGTTGATGCTAAAAAGGACACAGCAGCGCTTTCTTTAAAACAGACTACCTCATTACCCATTTCATCACAAGAGACGAGATCGGTTCCAGAGCAAAGTGTGCCTGCTGTCATTTCATCAACCAACAACTCAGGATCAGCAACAATCTCAGACAGAGGAGCAACCAGCGATAATACTCGTTCATCTGTCCCTGAAGCGCCTGTCCAGGAAGGCATTATGGGAAAAGTGGACCTCTCAGGCAAAGAGACGGTTGAGTTAGCAAGTGGATCAGACATGCAAGGTGTCAGTCAAATCACGCCTATTGCCACAAGTGGGCCGCTTACAAG ACCTGGTAGAAGACCCAAGGGGTTCCTGTCCTTCATTTCTTCTAAGAGTACACAAGGACCCCCAGCAGCTTATCGAGGGGCCAAACCAGGCCCTCCAAAACCAGCAGTCAACACTGCACGTCCTGAGAGTAAACGGATAGCGGCTGGTCCTGTTACCAGTGCAACCAACCCTGGAGTAAAGCAGCCCTCACCGACACCTGCTTTCACCACTGCGTCTGTCATCGAG CAGAACTCAGATGAAGAACCCACAAGTGTCTCCAAGTACTTTTTCAGTGACATCTTTACTGAAGTTGATGAACTAGAAGACATGGATTAA